In Mariluticola halotolerans, one DNA window encodes the following:
- a CDS encoding carbohydrate ABC transporter permease: MPLRRRRKPVKWGLILTYLTVALVTVTMLAPFAWMLSASLKLDRDVFAFPIQWVPEQPRWENFVEIWTKIPLGLFVYNTAKLTVIVTVLQLLTSSFAAYAFAKLRFPYRNALFLAYIATIAMPWQVYMVPQFLLMRELGLTNSHLSLIFLQAFTAFGVFLMRQFYMSIPDELCEAARIDGMSEYGIWWRIMLPLSMPALSTLTIFTFVNTWNDFLGPLIYLTRTELKTIQIGIRMFITQYGQEYGLIMAASVVSLIPVLIVFLLLQRFFVEGIASTGLKG; the protein is encoded by the coding sequence ATGCCGCTTAGGCGCCGCCGCAAACCGGTCAAATGGGGCCTTATCCTCACCTATCTGACGGTTGCGCTGGTAACCGTAACTATGCTGGCTCCGTTTGCCTGGATGCTTTCAGCCTCTCTTAAGCTCGACAGGGACGTGTTTGCCTTTCCCATCCAGTGGGTTCCAGAACAGCCGCGCTGGGAGAATTTTGTAGAAATCTGGACCAAAATTCCGCTGGGCCTGTTCGTTTACAATACGGCGAAGCTGACGGTGATTGTCACCGTGCTGCAATTGTTGACGTCCAGCTTTGCCGCCTATGCCTTTGCGAAACTGCGCTTTCCATACCGGAATGCCCTGTTTCTGGCCTATATCGCCACGATTGCGATGCCCTGGCAGGTTTATATGGTGCCGCAATTCCTGCTGATGCGGGAGCTGGGCCTGACCAATAGCCATTTGTCGCTGATCTTTTTGCAGGCCTTTACCGCTTTTGGCGTGTTTCTGATGCGCCAGTTTTACATGTCCATCCCCGATGAGTTGTGCGAGGCGGCGCGGATCGACGGGATGAGCGAATACGGTATCTGGTGGCGCATCATGTTGCCGCTTTCAATGCCGGCGCTTTCGACACTGACCATCTTCACTTTCGTGAACACCTGGAACGATTTTCTTGGGCCGCTGATCTATCTGACGCGGACTGAACTCAAGACCATTCAGATCGGTATTCGCATGTTCATTACCCAGTATGGGCAGGAATACGGGCTGATCATGGCCGCGTCTGTTGTCTCGCTTATTCCCGTTCTCATCGTGTTTTTATTGCTGCAACGCTTCTTTGTTGAAGGCATCGCCTCCACAGGTCTGAAGGGATGA
- a CDS encoding carbohydrate ABC transporter permease produces MSASTPATTAKKTPRVQVSRRRRRVQNTLIAYSFIAPNFLGFLIFTLGPILFAFALAFMHWDGNTPIEFAGLDHFWKLFEDRIFQTAFWNTLVFTGASVPLTLVCSLGLALLLNQKIFGRNFFRTVAFFPYVASLVAVAVVWNMLFNPEYGPVNMVLYNLGIDPKDLPRWAADRHWAMATIVMFSVWKSMGYFMVIYLAGLQGISSELYEAADIDGATAWQKFWRITLPQLAPTTFFVSVILTINSFKVFDQVYMLTQGGPGTSTLVLVYHIYNEAFISWDLGYSSMVALVLFMLVLMITIVQFRWSQRGEEDLS; encoded by the coding sequence ATGAGCGCAAGCACGCCAGCCACTACAGCAAAGAAGACGCCGCGCGTTCAGGTTTCCCGCCGCCGTCGTCGGGTGCAGAATACGCTGATCGCCTATTCATTCATTGCGCCGAATTTTCTCGGGTTCCTGATTTTTACGCTCGGTCCGATCCTGTTTGCCTTTGCGTTGGCGTTTATGCACTGGGACGGCAACACACCCATCGAGTTTGCCGGGCTCGATCATTTCTGGAAGTTGTTTGAGGACCGCATTTTCCAGACTGCATTCTGGAATACGCTGGTCTTCACCGGGGCGTCGGTGCCGTTGACCCTGGTTTGTTCGCTTGGTTTGGCGCTGCTGCTGAACCAGAAGATTTTTGGGCGCAATTTCTTTCGTACGGTTGCCTTCTTCCCTTATGTGGCCTCGCTGGTGGCTGTTGCTGTGGTTTGGAACATGTTGTTCAACCCGGAGTACGGCCCGGTCAATATGGTGCTTTATAACCTTGGCATCGACCCTAAGGATTTGCCGCGCTGGGCCGCTGACAGGCATTGGGCCATGGCAACGATCGTCATGTTTTCCGTGTGGAAAAGCATGGGCTATTTCATGGTGATCTATCTGGCGGGTCTGCAGGGGATCAGTTCCGAGCTTTATGAAGCTGCTGATATCGACGGGGCAACGGCATGGCAGAAGTTCTGGCGCATCACCTTGCCACAGCTCGCCCCGACCACATTTTTTGTGTCGGTCATCCTCACGATCAACTCGTTCAAAGTGTTCGATCAGGTCTACATGTTGACCCAGGGCGGGCCGGGGACCTCTACCCTGGTTCTGGTTTATCACATCTACAATGAGGCGTTCATTTCCTGGGACCTGGGGTATTCCAGCATGGTGGCGCTGGTTCTCTTCATGCTGGTTCTCATGATCACCATCGTGCAGTTCCGCTGGTCGCAGCGCGGCGAGGAGGACCTGTCATGA